A single window of Vibrio stylophorae DNA harbors:
- the rapZ gene encoding RNase adapter RapZ, with amino-acid sequence MPTNSATQLLTIVSGRSGSGKSVALRVLEDLGHYCVDNIPLSLLPSLATNLQSTARPVAISLDVRNLPSDPEELTQTLALLPQDYQTNILFIDADDKVIIKRYSETRRLHPLSHQQMSLEQAIEAERSRLAPMKEMADLVIDSSQLSIHDLSETVRSRMLGREARELVMVFESFGFKHGLPSDADYVFDVRFLPNPHWEPALKPLTGLDQPVIEFFQGQSSVSQFVYQTRHFLEMWLPMLEKNNRSYLTVAVGCTGGQHRSVYVAEQLANYFKQHGHQVQTRHRTLERLP; translated from the coding sequence ATGCCAACTAATTCTGCGACTCAGCTGCTGACCATTGTCAGTGGCCGTTCGGGTTCAGGGAAATCCGTTGCGCTGCGTGTTCTTGAAGATTTGGGTCACTATTGCGTTGATAATATTCCGCTGAGTTTATTGCCCAGCCTTGCGACCAATCTACAATCCACCGCGCGCCCTGTTGCCATTAGTTTGGATGTGCGTAATCTGCCAAGCGATCCAGAGGAGCTCACGCAAACACTGGCGCTGTTACCACAGGATTATCAAACCAATATTTTATTTATTGATGCCGACGATAAGGTGATCATCAAACGCTATAGCGAAACGCGCCGTTTGCATCCACTGTCGCATCAGCAAATGTCTCTCGAGCAGGCAATTGAAGCAGAGCGCTCCCGCCTCGCTCCGATGAAAGAGATGGCTGATTTGGTCATCGACTCAAGCCAACTCTCCATTCATGACCTCAGTGAAACCGTTCGCTCCCGCATGCTCGGTCGCGAGGCGCGTGAACTGGTGATGGTTTTTGAATCCTTTGGCTTTAAGCACGGCCTACCCTCTGATGCGGACTATGTCTTTGACGTGCGCTTTTTACCCAACCCCCATTGGGAGCCTGCACTAAAGCCCCTCACAGGTCTCGATCAACCAGTCATTGAATTTTTCCAAGGACAAAGCAGCGTCAGTCAGTTTGTCTATCAAACACGCCACTTTCTTGAGATGTGGCTACCGATGCTAGAAAAAAATAACCGCAGCTATCTCACCGTTGCAGTGGGCTGCACTGGTGGTCAACATCGTTCTGTCTATGTCGCAGAGCAGCTAGCCAACTATTTCAAACAACATGGACATCAGGTGCAAACGCGGCACCGTACATTGGAACGTTTGCCATGA
- the lpxL gene encoding LpxL/LpxP family Kdo(2)-lipid IV(A) lauroyl/palmitoleoyl acyltransferase translates to MHHFEPPKFTIQWLHPRYWHIWFGMGSLYLISWLPYRLQFWLGRGVGRLLKIVLKSRVKVADRNLQLCFPKMSEQERKAMVDDNFGNSGLAAFETMMAWFWPNWRIKRHVRYEGLEHLYQLQKEGKGALLIAVHSLNLEIGARAFGQKTPGLGVYRPNNNPVYDWFQFHGRVRSNKAMIDRKDVKSMLQALRQGEFLWYAPDHDYGKRRSTFAPLFAVEKANTTTGTSLLANASDCALVPFSIVRNPDNYSYTLRVDPPLDAFPHDDETAAAAYINKAIEKSIMRAPSQYMWLHRRFKTRPEGEPSLY, encoded by the coding sequence ATGCATCACTTTGAACCACCCAAATTTACCATTCAATGGCTTCATCCTCGTTACTGGCATATTTGGTTTGGCATGGGCTCACTCTATTTGATTAGCTGGCTTCCCTACCGCCTTCAATTTTGGCTCGGTCGTGGTGTGGGGCGCTTGCTCAAGATTGTGCTCAAAAGCCGCGTAAAAGTTGCCGATCGCAACTTACAGCTGTGCTTTCCAAAGATGAGCGAGCAAGAGCGCAAAGCCATGGTCGATGACAACTTTGGTAATTCAGGCTTAGCTGCATTTGAAACCATGATGGCTTGGTTTTGGCCTAATTGGCGTATCAAACGTCACGTTCGCTATGAGGGGCTAGAACACCTCTATCAACTGCAAAAAGAGGGCAAAGGCGCTCTGTTAATTGCAGTGCATTCACTTAATCTAGAAATTGGCGCGCGTGCCTTTGGTCAAAAAACACCTGGCTTAGGTGTTTATCGTCCCAATAACAACCCAGTTTATGACTGGTTTCAGTTTCATGGCCGCGTACGCTCCAATAAAGCGATGATTGATCGCAAAGATGTCAAATCCATGCTGCAAGCACTGCGCCAAGGCGAATTCCTGTGGTACGCACCTGATCACGACTATGGCAAACGCCGTAGTACCTTTGCACCACTATTTGCGGTGGAAAAAGCCAATACAACGACTGGCACCAGCTTACTTGCGAACGCAAGTGATTGCGCTTTGGTGCCCTTTTCAATCGTGCGTAATCCAGATAACTACAGCTATACCCTGCGTGTTGATCCACCACTGGACGCGTTTCCTCATGATGATGAAACCGCTGCCGCAGCTTATATCAACAAGGCAATTGAGAAATCCATTATGCGCGCGCCAAGTCAATATATGTGGCTTCATCGTCGCTTTAAAACACGACCAGAAGGTGAGCCTTCATTGTACTGA
- the hldE gene encoding bifunctional D-glycero-beta-D-manno-heptose-7-phosphate kinase/D-glycero-beta-D-manno-heptose 1-phosphate adenylyltransferase HldE, which translates to MKVSLPDYDKATVLVVGDVMLDRYWHGPTGRISPEAPVPVVKVEQSEERPGGAANVAMNIASLGGHATLIGLTGNDEPADTLAKKLESLSVRCDFVALDDFPTITKLRVMSRGQQLIRLDFEEGFDQVDAQPMLDKIAAQVSQAGAVILSDYAKGALSQVQAMIQIARKAGVPTLVDPKGTDFERYRGATMLTPNMSEFEAVVGKTIDEQDLVAKGLALIAEYDFEALLVTRSEHGMTLLQPGQEPVHLPTQAQEVYDVTGAGDTVISVIAASLSAGKSLVESCALGNAAAGVVVAKLGTSTLSTIELAEAMHGVQETGYGVVTEAQLIQAVRAAQSRGEKVVMTNGCFDILHAGHVSYLNTAAQLGDRLIVAVNSDSSVQMLKGPGRPVNPEDRRMAVLAGLGAVDWVVPFSEETPQRLISQVLPNLLVKGGDYRPEEIAGGQEVIANGGEVKVLNFEDGCSTTEIINAIRGGRG; encoded by the coding sequence ATGAAAGTCTCCTTACCTGATTATGATAAAGCCACAGTGCTTGTGGTTGGTGATGTCATGCTTGATCGTTATTGGCATGGCCCAACAGGTCGTATTTCGCCTGAGGCACCTGTGCCAGTAGTAAAGGTCGAGCAAAGTGAAGAGCGCCCAGGTGGCGCGGCCAACGTGGCCATGAACATTGCATCCTTGGGTGGCCATGCCACTTTGATTGGTTTAACGGGTAACGATGAGCCAGCAGATACCTTAGCGAAAAAGCTAGAGTCGCTTTCGGTTCGTTGTGACTTTGTTGCTTTGGATGATTTTCCTACTATCACTAAATTGCGTGTGATGAGCCGTGGTCAGCAATTGATTCGCTTGGACTTTGAAGAAGGCTTTGATCAGGTTGATGCGCAGCCGATGCTGGATAAAATTGCCGCGCAAGTGAGCCAAGCGGGGGCAGTGATCCTTTCTGATTATGCCAAAGGCGCATTGAGCCAAGTGCAGGCGATGATTCAAATCGCACGCAAAGCGGGCGTGCCGACCCTTGTGGATCCAAAGGGCACTGATTTTGAGCGCTATCGCGGTGCGACGATGCTGACGCCAAATATGTCAGAGTTTGAAGCGGTTGTTGGCAAAACCATCGACGAGCAAGATCTGGTGGCGAAAGGTTTGGCGCTGATCGCTGAATATGATTTTGAAGCCTTGTTGGTGACTCGTAGCGAGCATGGCATGACGCTATTGCAACCTGGCCAAGAACCAGTGCATTTGCCAACCCAAGCACAGGAAGTGTATGACGTGACGGGTGCTGGTGATACTGTGATTTCAGTGATTGCAGCGTCTTTGTCTGCGGGTAAATCTTTGGTTGAGTCTTGCGCCCTTGGTAATGCGGCGGCCGGTGTGGTGGTTGCGAAACTGGGTACATCAACCCTGAGCACCATCGAACTTGCAGAAGCAATGCATGGCGTTCAAGAAACTGGTTATGGCGTGGTGACAGAAGCGCAGCTGATTCAAGCGGTGCGTGCAGCGCAAAGCCGCGGTGAAAAAGTGGTGATGACCAATGGTTGCTTTGATATTTTGCATGCAGGCCATGTCTCTTATCTAAATACCGCAGCACAATTGGGCGATCGTCTGATTGTCGCGGTCAATAGCGACAGCTCAGTACAGATGCTCAAAGGTCCTGGTCGTCCAGTGAACCCTGAAGATCGCCGCATGGCGGTACTAGCTGGGCTTGGCGCCGTGGATTGGGTGGTACCATTTAGCGAAGAAACACCGCAACGTCTGATTAGCCAAGTGTTGCCAAACCTCTTGGTAAAAGGCGGTGATTATCGCCCTGAAGAGATTGCTGGTGGTCAGGAAGTGATTGCCAACGGCGGCGAAGTAAAAGTACTGAACTTTGAAGATGGTTGTTCAACCACTGAAATTATCAATGCGATTCGTGGTGGTCGTGGTTAA
- the glnE gene encoding bifunctional [glutamate--ammonia ligase]-adenylyl-L-tyrosine phosphorylase/[glutamate--ammonia-ligase] adenylyltransferase codes for MQVEQQPGESSEQVSELLSKVPAALQRVMEKNWQHFIERQPNWQQDWPVAEEAELRRVLGFSDFVCHNLSCDPTLLPWLVSARHNASLSEAYRTQLAQLLQPCQDENRLLTLLRQFRRQQMTRIAWRDFANLASLKESLQDLSALAEAMIMEAYNWLYAHCCEQWGTPMDREGQPQPMLILGMGKLGGGELNFSSDIDLIFTYPENGETQGARRSIDNGQFFIRLGQRLIKALDQVTADGFCYRVDMRLRPFGQSGPLVMSYAAIEDYYQEQGRDWERYAMIKARVMGKESYPQYAELRQMLRPFVFRRYIDFSAVQSLRRMKAMISTEVRRRGLVDNIKLGAGGIREIEFIGQSFQLIRGGREPGLRERGIFATLQAVGELHLLSTQEVATLEQSYCLLRRCENLLQAIDDKQTQTLPADAVNQARLAMAMGYGDFAALKADLAEAMAAVHLIFDSLIGPDDADDELQVSAPYQELWDMAHQPEVLHAVLSELEAADIEDKVQQLIQAKQDLAKRTIGPRGREVLNQLMPRLLALSVLHEESAKLLPRLCTLINRIATRTTYLELLLEHPVALSQLVRLCAESAMIAEQLAQYPLLLDELLDSQALYDPTPLGEYQRALSEYIARIPQEDVEQQMEAIRQFKQTQLLHIAAADIAGVLPIMKVSDHLTALAEAIIAAVVDQAWRQMVPRYGCPDYLLNQDSTGFAVIGYGKLGGWELGYGSDLDLVFLHDCPADSQTVGDRAIDSRQFFIRLAQRIVHLCSTRTASGVLYEVDMRLRPSGASGVLVSPIDAFSAYQQQDAWTWEHQALVRARMVYGDVELMQRFRAIRKSLLCKERDESQLASQVVTMREKMRAHLGSKDAQVFYIKQDVGGITDIEFLAQYLVLRFSAEYDHVAYWSDNIRIFDSLTEVGVMAPEQAAALKHAYITMRDEIHRLNLLGRSARVAVDAFASERDVVSQAWQQWLGHAEQNEALLAPMSAFES; via the coding sequence ATGCAAGTGGAGCAACAGCCAGGGGAATCATCTGAACAGGTATCTGAACTGTTATCTAAGGTACCTGCAGCGCTACAACGCGTAATGGAAAAAAACTGGCAGCACTTTATTGAGCGCCAGCCAAATTGGCAGCAGGATTGGCCTGTGGCTGAGGAAGCTGAACTGCGTCGCGTGTTGGGGTTCAGTGATTTTGTCTGTCATAACTTAAGCTGCGATCCAACACTGTTACCTTGGTTAGTGAGCGCTCGCCATAATGCATCCTTGAGCGAAGCGTATCGCACGCAGCTCGCGCAATTGTTGCAACCTTGCCAAGATGAAAACCGTTTATTGACCCTGCTACGTCAGTTTCGTCGTCAGCAAATGACCCGAATTGCTTGGCGTGATTTTGCCAATCTTGCCAGCTTAAAAGAGAGCTTGCAGGATTTGTCAGCGCTAGCTGAGGCGATGATCATGGAAGCCTATAACTGGCTTTACGCGCATTGCTGTGAACAATGGGGTACGCCCATGGACAGGGAGGGGCAGCCTCAGCCGATGCTCATTCTCGGCATGGGGAAACTGGGTGGTGGCGAGCTGAATTTCTCTTCGGATATCGATCTTATCTTTACCTACCCGGAAAATGGCGAAACCCAAGGCGCGCGGCGCAGCATTGATAATGGCCAATTCTTTATTCGCCTAGGTCAGCGTTTAATTAAGGCGCTTGATCAGGTGACCGCCGATGGTTTTTGCTATCGCGTAGATATGCGTTTGCGTCCCTTTGGTCAAAGTGGCCCCTTGGTGATGAGTTATGCCGCCATTGAAGATTATTACCAAGAGCAAGGGCGCGATTGGGAGCGCTACGCGATGATTAAAGCGCGGGTGATGGGCAAAGAGAGCTATCCGCAATATGCCGAACTACGGCAAATGCTTCGCCCCTTTGTGTTCCGCCGCTATATCGACTTTAGCGCGGTGCAATCGCTGCGCCGAATGAAGGCGATGATCAGCACTGAGGTGCGTCGCCGTGGCTTGGTCGACAATATTAAATTAGGGGCCGGTGGCATTCGTGAAATTGAGTTTATCGGCCAATCTTTTCAGCTGATTCGCGGCGGGCGTGAGCCAGGGCTTCGTGAGCGCGGTATTTTTGCCACCCTGCAAGCGGTGGGCGAGTTACATCTTTTATCAACGCAAGAAGTGGCCACCCTTGAACAAAGTTATTGTTTGCTGCGCCGCTGTGAAAACCTTTTGCAAGCCATTGATGATAAGCAAACACAAACCCTTCCTGCCGATGCAGTGAATCAAGCGCGTTTAGCTATGGCCATGGGTTATGGCGATTTTGCCGCCTTAAAAGCGGATTTAGCTGAGGCGATGGCGGCGGTGCATCTTATTTTTGATAGCCTGATAGGTCCTGATGATGCCGATGATGAGTTGCAGGTGAGTGCACCCTATCAAGAGCTTTGGGATATGGCACATCAGCCTGAGGTATTGCATGCCGTGCTCAGCGAGCTTGAGGCTGCCGATATTGAAGATAAGGTGCAGCAGCTCATTCAAGCCAAGCAAGATCTGGCTAAGCGCACCATAGGTCCGCGTGGCCGAGAGGTGCTCAATCAGCTGATGCCACGTCTGCTGGCACTTTCGGTGCTTCATGAGGAGAGTGCCAAACTGCTACCGCGTCTTTGCACCCTGATTAATCGCATTGCCACCCGCACCACCTATCTTGAATTGCTACTGGAGCATCCCGTAGCACTGTCGCAATTGGTTCGGCTTTGCGCTGAAAGTGCGATGATTGCAGAGCAGCTCGCGCAATATCCTTTACTACTCGATGAGCTCCTTGATAGCCAAGCGCTGTATGATCCGACGCCGCTTGGCGAGTATCAGCGCGCGCTGAGTGAATATATCGCGCGCATTCCGCAAGAAGATGTGGAGCAGCAGATGGAAGCGATTCGCCAATTTAAGCAAACTCAGTTGCTGCATATTGCAGCGGCGGATATTGCAGGCGTATTACCCATTATGAAAGTGAGCGATCACTTAACGGCGTTGGCGGAAGCCATTATTGCGGCCGTGGTGGATCAAGCTTGGCGACAAATGGTGCCGCGCTATGGCTGCCCTGATTATCTGCTCAATCAAGACAGCACCGGATTTGCGGTGATTGGTTATGGCAAATTGGGCGGTTGGGAGCTGGGTTATGGCTCCGATCTTGATTTGGTCTTTTTACATGACTGCCCAGCTGATTCACAAACCGTGGGCGATCGCGCCATTGATAGCCGGCAGTTCTTTATTCGCTTGGCGCAGCGCATCGTCCATTTGTGCTCTACCCGCACCGCATCGGGCGTGCTCTATGAAGTGGATATGCGTTTGCGACCTTCTGGCGCATCCGGGGTTTTGGTCAGTCCAATTGATGCCTTTTCGGCATATCAACAGCAAGATGCATGGACTTGGGAGCATCAGGCGTTAGTGCGCGCGCGTATGGTTTATGGCGACGTCGAATTAATGCAGCGTTTTCGTGCCATTCGTAAATCACTTCTGTGCAAGGAACGTGATGAGTCACAACTAGCCAGCCAAGTGGTCACCATGCGCGAGAAAATGCGCGCGCATTTAGGCTCAAAGGATGCGCAGGTGTTTTATATCAAGCAGGATGTGGGCGGTATTACGGATATTGAGTTTTTAGCGCAATATTTGGTGCTGCGCTTTAGTGCTGAGTATGACCATGTGGCCTACTGGAGCGATAATATTCGCATCTTTGATAGTCTGACTGAGGTCGGAGTGATGGCGCCAGAGCAAGCGGCTGCTTTAAAACATGCCTATATCACCATGCGCGATGAGATCCATCGATTGAATCTGCTGGGGCGCTCAGCGCGTGTTGCCGTAGATGCCTTTGCGAGTGAGCGTGATGTGGTCAGCCAAGCATGGCAACAATGGCTCGGTCATGCAGAGCAAAATGAAGCACTGTTGGCGCCCATGAGTGCCTTTGAGTCGTAA
- the ptsN gene encoding PTS IIA-like nitrogen regulatory protein PtsN, with protein sequence MQLDSVLSLDCTKSAVQCSSKKRALEIISELAATALDQSPQQLFECLLSREKMGSTGIGAGIAIPHGRLTHSDHAIGVLLQCQEPIEFDAIDNQPVDLLFALLVPEEQCQAHLKTLAKIAEKLSDKRVCKQLRQAQSDEELYQLITSTTLDSQEDTVHAN encoded by the coding sequence ATGCAACTTGATTCTGTTCTATCCTTGGACTGCACCAAAAGTGCAGTCCAATGTTCTAGTAAAAAGCGCGCGCTTGAAATCATCAGTGAACTTGCAGCAACTGCGCTTGATCAATCCCCGCAGCAACTTTTTGAGTGCCTACTGAGCCGAGAAAAAATGGGCAGTACAGGCATCGGCGCTGGGATCGCGATTCCCCACGGTCGTCTGACTCATAGTGACCATGCCATTGGTGTTCTGCTTCAGTGCCAAGAGCCCATTGAATTTGACGCCATTGATAACCAACCTGTGGATCTTCTCTTTGCCCTGTTGGTGCCAGAAGAGCAGTGCCAAGCTCATTTAAAAACACTGGCGAAAATTGCTGAAAAACTCAGTGATAAACGCGTCTGTAAGCAGCTGCGCCAAGCTCAGTCCGATGAAGAGCTATATCAATTAATCACCAGCACTACCCTTGATTCACAAGAAGACACCGTCCATGCCAACTAA
- the hpf gene encoding ribosome hibernation promoting factor — protein sequence MQINLTGQQIEITDSIREYVDQKFAKLERFFEHINNVHVVVKVEKNDQTVEATLHVNAGEVHASNTNENLYAAIDGLIDKLSRQLNKHKEKLNSH from the coding sequence ATGCAAATCAATCTAACCGGCCAACAAATCGAAATTACCGATTCAATCCGTGAGTATGTTGATCAAAAATTCGCTAAACTAGAGCGCTTCTTTGAACACATCAACAATGTTCACGTGGTGGTCAAAGTTGAGAAAAATGACCAGACTGTTGAGGCAACCCTGCATGTGAATGCCGGTGAAGTTCATGCATCCAACACCAATGAAAATTTATACGCCGCTATTGATGGCCTGATCGACAAACTCAGTCGCCAACTCAATAAGCATAAAGAAAAGCTAAATAGTCATTAA
- the mgtE gene encoding magnesium transporter yields the protein MAEIVDQDPTQQILQQVSKALESGRFVHVRRLLQSMEPEDVAHLLEASPVRSRDTLWQLTDPELHGEILEELSEDVKDGIVAQMAPESLVAATEGMDTDDLAYVLRSLPQNVSRSVLDQMDAQDRQRVQAALSYPEDTAGGIMNTDFITIRADVDADVVLRYLRMRGEIPEATDALYVVDENNFLIGEIALTTLLTTQPDVQISEVMTDADEAITVTMDDGEVASLFERRDWVSAPVVDENNHLVGRITIDDVVDIIREDAEHSMMSMAGLDDDEDTFAPAVKSARRRSIWLGVNVLAALAAASVSNMFEGTLDKMAAIAVLMTIVPSMGGVAGNQTVALVIRGLAVGHIGQSNTRFLLAKEAAVGLMNGLLWALIIGSVVYFWKGNLVLALIISTAMLTNLIIAGIAGVAIPIFLKKLNIDPALAGGMALTTVTDVIGLMVFLGLATIFLA from the coding sequence ATGGCAGAAATAGTCGACCAAGACCCTACACAACAGATCCTGCAACAAGTTAGCAAAGCCCTCGAGAGTGGGCGGTTTGTGCACGTCAGGCGATTGTTGCAAAGCATGGAACCTGAAGATGTTGCGCACCTGCTTGAAGCCTCGCCCGTTCGCAGCCGTGATACCCTTTGGCAACTGACCGATCCTGAACTTCATGGTGAAATCCTTGAAGAGCTTTCTGAAGATGTAAAAGACGGCATCGTCGCGCAAATGGCACCAGAAAGCCTGGTCGCCGCAACCGAAGGCATGGATACCGACGATTTGGCCTACGTCCTTCGTAGCTTGCCACAAAACGTCTCCCGTTCAGTACTCGATCAAATGGATGCGCAGGATCGCCAGCGTGTCCAAGCGGCGCTCTCCTATCCGGAAGATACCGCCGGCGGTATCATGAATACCGACTTCATCACCATTCGTGCCGACGTCGATGCCGATGTGGTTCTGCGTTACTTGCGTATGCGCGGCGAAATTCCAGAGGCCACCGATGCCCTCTATGTGGTCGATGAAAATAACTTTTTGATTGGCGAGATCGCCCTCACCACCCTATTAACCACCCAACCTGATGTGCAAATCAGTGAAGTGATGACCGATGCCGACGAAGCCATTACGGTGACCATGGATGATGGCGAAGTGGCCAGTCTATTTGAACGTCGTGACTGGGTATCGGCGCCTGTGGTGGATGAAAATAACCATCTTGTCGGTCGTATCACCATCGATGATGTGGTGGATATCATTCGTGAAGACGCGGAACACTCAATGATGAGTATGGCCGGTTTGGATGATGACGAAGATACCTTTGCGCCAGCCGTGAAATCAGCACGTCGCCGCAGTATTTGGCTGGGCGTCAATGTGCTCGCAGCACTGGCAGCTGCTTCTGTGTCCAACATGTTTGAAGGCACATTAGATAAAATGGCGGCCATTGCGGTGCTGATGACCATCGTCCCATCCATGGGCGGTGTGGCAGGTAACCAAACGGTTGCACTCGTTATTCGTGGTCTTGCCGTGGGTCATATCGGCCAATCCAACACCCGTTTTTTGCTTGCAAAAGAAGCGGCCGTGGGTCTCATGAATGGTCTATTGTGGGCGCTGATCATTGGTAGTGTGGTGTATTTTTGGAAAGGCAATTTAGTGCTCGCCTTAATTATTTCCACCGCCATGCTCACCAACTTAATCATCGCTGGCATCGCTGGCGTTGCGATCCCCATATTCTTGAAAAAGCTCAATATCGACCCCGCATTGGCTGGCGGTATGGCACTGACCACAGTCACCGATGTGATTGGCTTAATGGTCTTTCTTGGACTCGCCACTATTTTTCTGGCCTAG
- a CDS encoding HPr family phosphocarrier protein, whose amino-acid sequence MTQTRTLLIKNRLGLHARAAMKLVELSQHYDAKLTVSNGEKEASTDSVMGLLLLESAQGQYIDVKATGSQALEALNAATALIESGFDEVD is encoded by the coding sequence ATGACACAGACTCGCACATTGCTGATTAAAAACCGTTTGGGCTTGCATGCTCGCGCAGCCATGAAGTTGGTTGAGCTGAGCCAGCACTATGATGCCAAACTCACCGTCAGCAATGGCGAGAAAGAAGCCAGCACCGATAGCGTGATGGGGCTTTTGCTTCTGGAATCAGCGCAAGGTCAATATATTGATGTGAAAGCCACAGGAAGTCAGGCGCTTGAAGCACTCAATGCCGCCACAGCGCTGATTGAATCTGGCTTTGATGAAGTTGATTAA